In Flavobacterium gelatinilyticum, a genomic segment contains:
- a CDS encoding ComEA family DNA-binding protein: MNFKLLNHYFKFSNQQKTGIVLLFIVVIALQLFYFFADFSQPYYSSVEEDQWMLLQKEIDLQKEEKLKTKYTVYKFNPNFISDYRGYKLGMSTQEIDRLLAFRKENKYVNSAEEFQKVTQVSDSLLKVLSPLFKFPDWKQNKTEFKEERKVFDKKPHYNKEKIVLQDINEASQEDLMKLYGIGEALSLRIIKQKEILGGFVSMEQLQDVWGLSPEVIAELNNRFKVVMPSGFKKIAINDASLKELSQFPYFKYTLAKQIVIYRSMNGNFNNIEDLSKIKGFPVEKAKIISLYLEF, from the coding sequence ATGAATTTTAAGCTGCTTAATCATTATTTTAAGTTCTCAAACCAGCAGAAAACAGGTATCGTATTATTGTTTATTGTTGTGATTGCTTTACAGTTATTTTACTTTTTTGCAGATTTTAGCCAGCCCTATTATTCTTCCGTAGAAGAAGATCAGTGGATGTTGCTTCAAAAAGAAATTGACTTACAAAAGGAGGAAAAATTAAAAACAAAATATACGGTATACAAATTCAACCCCAATTTTATTTCCGATTATAGAGGGTATAAACTTGGAATGTCTACTCAGGAAATAGACCGTCTGCTGGCTTTTCGAAAAGAAAATAAATATGTGAATTCTGCCGAAGAGTTTCAGAAAGTAACACAGGTCTCAGATTCGTTGTTAAAAGTATTGTCACCACTTTTTAAATTTCCGGATTGGAAACAAAATAAAACAGAATTCAAAGAAGAAAGAAAAGTATTCGATAAAAAACCTCACTATAATAAGGAAAAAATAGTACTGCAGGATATTAATGAAGCAAGTCAGGAAGATCTAATGAAACTATACGGTATTGGCGAAGCACTTTCTCTGCGAATAATAAAACAGAAAGAAATTTTAGGAGGTTTTGTGTCTATGGAACAACTTCAGGATGTTTGGGGACTTTCTCCGGAAGTAATTGCAGAATTAAACAATCGTTTCAAAGTTGTCATGCCTTCCGGTTTTAAAAAGATTGCTATAAATGACGCTTCTTTAAAGGAATTGTCTCAATTCCCGTACTTCAAATACACACTTGCAAAACAAATTGTAATTTATAGAAGTATGAACGGAAATTTTAATAATATTGAGGATTTATCAAAAATTAAAGGTTTTCCTGTTGAAAAAGCAAAAATAATTAGTTTATATTTGGAGTTCTAA
- a CDS encoding DUF2851 family protein, translating into MKEDFLHYLWKFKKFNTLNLMTVRNEPVTIIKTGDYLELAGPDFFNAHIKIADQKWAGNVEVHLKSSDWYLHNHEKDPAYENVILHVVWENDTAIFREDNTEIPVLVLKDYVDPELIQNYKALLFPKTWISCERQIKEIDDFVFKNWQERLFFERLERKSKFICELLEETNQDFEAVLFCLLAKNFGLNTNGNAFLQMAKSIPFSVIRKESFEVENLEALFLGTAGLLESEKEDVYFKDLKFRYFFLLHKYQLEKSHIDAVHFFKHRPDNFPTIRLSQLANLYHKYQNLFSKIIALKSAKSVYDLLNVSVSPYWQNHYQFDKESSKKSKAISKSFLDLLIINTIIPFQFTYADIMGESTAEDLIEFMNEVDTEKNAVIDKFSLFGVKSKNAFESQTLLELKNEYCNQKACLKCALGLELLKNN; encoded by the coding sequence ATGAAAGAAGACTTTCTTCATTATCTCTGGAAATTCAAAAAATTCAATACCTTAAATTTAATGACCGTCCGGAATGAACCAGTTACGATTATTAAAACGGGTGATTATTTAGAACTTGCCGGACCTGATTTTTTCAACGCCCATATTAAAATCGCAGACCAGAAATGGGCAGGAAATGTAGAGGTACATTTGAAATCTTCAGATTGGTATTTGCACAATCATGAAAAAGATCCCGCTTATGAAAATGTGATTCTGCATGTTGTCTGGGAAAATGATACCGCTATTTTTAGAGAAGATAATACGGAAATTCCGGTTTTGGTACTAAAAGATTATGTAGATCCGGAATTAATTCAAAATTATAAGGCATTGCTTTTTCCAAAGACATGGATTTCATGCGAAAGACAAATCAAAGAAATAGATGATTTCGTTTTTAAAAACTGGCAGGAACGATTGTTTTTTGAACGGTTAGAACGCAAGTCAAAGTTTATTTGTGAATTACTCGAAGAAACCAATCAGGATTTTGAAGCGGTATTATTTTGTTTGTTAGCCAAAAACTTCGGATTGAATACAAATGGAAATGCTTTTCTGCAAATGGCGAAATCGATTCCGTTTTCGGTTATCAGAAAAGAAAGTTTTGAAGTCGAAAATCTCGAAGCATTATTTTTAGGAACGGCAGGTTTGTTAGAATCTGAAAAAGAAGATGTATATTTTAAAGATTTAAAATTCAGATATTTTTTTCTGCTGCATAAATATCAGCTTGAAAAATCACATATAGATGCTGTTCACTTTTTTAAACACAGACCCGATAATTTTCCGACTATACGACTTTCTCAACTGGCAAATTTGTATCATAAGTATCAAAACTTGTTTTCGAAAATAATTGCGCTTAAATCAGCTAAAAGTGTTTACGATTTATTGAATGTATCGGTAAGCCCGTACTGGCAGAATCATTATCAGTTTGATAAAGAAAGTTCGAAAAAATCAAAAGCAATCTCTAAATCATTTTTAGATTTACTGATCATCAATACAATTATACCGTTTCAGTTTACCTATGCTGACATAATGGGAGAATCTACAGCCGAAGATCTAATTGAATTTATGAATGAAGTTGATACCGAGAAAAATGCGGTTATTGATAAGTTCAGCTTATTTGGAGTTAAATCTAAAAATGCATTCGAAAGCCAGACTTTATTGGAATTAAAAAATGAATACTGCAATCAAAAAGCCTGCTTAAAATGTGCTCTTGGACTTGAACTGCTTAAAAATAATTAG
- a CDS encoding 3'-5' exonuclease, producing the protein MNFTAIDFETATGYHPCSVGIVTVENGIIVDEFVTLIKPPKNEYSPFTIRVHGIYPKDTINSKSFLQVYPEIEKRLKNKVVVAHNESFDRNVLMKSMLLYGLNYEDLNIAHKWECTVKIYKAKGLKPTTLSDCCREMDIKLNHHEALSDARACAKLYLLR; encoded by the coding sequence ATGAATTTTACAGCTATAGATTTTGAAACCGCGACGGGATACCATCCGTGTTCTGTTGGAATTGTTACGGTCGAAAACGGAATAATTGTCGATGAGTTTGTGACCCTGATTAAACCGCCTAAAAACGAATACAGTCCGTTCACAATTCGCGTTCATGGTATTTATCCCAAAGACACGATTAATTCGAAATCTTTTTTGCAGGTTTATCCCGAAATCGAAAAGAGATTAAAAAATAAAGTAGTAGTGGCACATAACGAGAGTTTTGACCGAAATGTTTTAATGAAATCCATGCTGCTGTACGGATTAAATTATGAAGATTTGAACATTGCTCACAAATGGGAATGTACAGTTAAAATCTACAAAGCAAAAGGTCTAAAACCAACAACTCTAAGTGACTGCTGCCGTGAAATGGATATTAAATTAAACCACCATGAAGCGTTGTCAGATGCCAGGGCATGTGCTAAATTATATCTGCTTCGCTAA
- a CDS encoding APC family permease, with translation MSIWRVKPISAFEADMKKSDLKRVLGKWSLTAIGVGAIIGGGIFVLTGTGAYYHAGPALAISFIIAGIACVFAALCYSEFASILPVEGSAYAYAYGTIGEIFAWIIGWGLILEYAMGSMTVAVSWSGYFNKLLKIFHIQLPEWLTTDPATYTGEGFSMNLPAFLIVILVISLLIKGTKSAAKANNAIVILKVSAVIFVIVAGLFFINTANWSPFIPEATQIIEKETTHNAYGIGGIVSGAAAIFFAYVGFDAVSTQAGEAINPKKDVPFAIIASLLICTTLYILVSLVLTGMMNYQDFNPLGKYPEAIKAPVAYAFDIAGQGWAGFIITIAATIGLVSVLMVMIMGQSRIFLGMSKDGLIPSVFSKVNPISGTPKTNLMILGGIIATVAAFTPINKLADMTSFGTLFAFTMVCIAVWILRVKQPGLNRTFKVPALPIIAVLGISINTYLIINLSLDAQLLSIGWLAIGILVYFGYSKRRSRLNDSSEE, from the coding sequence ATGTCAATTTGGAGAGTTAAACCAATATCAGCCTTTGAGGCCGATATGAAAAAGAGTGATTTAAAGAGAGTCCTTGGAAAATGGAGTCTTACTGCCATTGGAGTTGGTGCCATTATCGGTGGAGGAATTTTTGTACTTACCGGTACGGGAGCTTATTACCATGCAGGTCCAGCCTTAGCAATTTCGTTTATAATCGCAGGTATTGCCTGTGTGTTTGCAGCGCTTTGTTATTCTGAATTTGCCTCAATTTTACCTGTTGAAGGATCGGCGTATGCTTATGCTTACGGTACAATTGGAGAAATTTTTGCCTGGATAATCGGCTGGGGACTTATTCTCGAATATGCAATGGGATCTATGACGGTCGCCGTTTCCTGGTCAGGATATTTTAATAAATTACTCAAAATATTTCACATTCAACTCCCTGAATGGCTTACAACAGATCCGGCAACGTATACCGGAGAAGGTTTCTCAATGAACCTTCCGGCTTTCCTGATCGTTATTTTGGTTATTTCACTGCTTATTAAAGGTACAAAAAGTGCCGCTAAAGCTAATAATGCTATTGTAATCCTTAAAGTTTCTGCGGTAATATTTGTAATTGTAGCAGGACTTTTCTTTATCAATACAGCAAACTGGAGTCCTTTTATTCCTGAGGCTACTCAGATTATTGAAAAAGAAACTACTCACAATGCTTACGGAATTGGTGGAATTGTATCCGGAGCTGCTGCAATTTTCTTTGCTTATGTTGGTTTCGATGCTGTATCTACTCAGGCAGGAGAAGCTATTAATCCTAAAAAAGATGTACCATTTGCTATTATTGCTTCTTTATTAATTTGTACTACTTTATATATTCTTGTTTCTTTAGTTTTAACAGGAATGATGAATTACCAGGATTTTAATCCGCTTGGAAAATATCCTGAAGCAATTAAAGCTCCTGTTGCTTATGCATTTGACATTGCAGGACAAGGCTGGGCTGGCTTTATTATTACTATTGCCGCTACTATTGGACTTGTTTCTGTATTAATGGTAATGATCATGGGACAATCAAGAATTTTCCTTGGAATGTCTAAAGATGGTTTAATTCCGTCTGTTTTCTCAAAAGTTAACCCTATATCTGGTACACCAAAAACAAACTTAATGATTTTAGGAGGTATTATTGCCACGGTTGCTGCTTTTACTCCAATTAACAAATTAGCCGATATGACTAGTTTTGGTACTTTATTTGCCTTTACAATGGTTTGTATTGCGGTGTGGATCTTAAGAGTAAAACAACCTGGACTAAACAGAACTTTTAAGGTTCCTGCTTTACCAATTATTGCTGTCTTAGGAATTTCTATTAATACCTACCTTATTATCAATTTGAGCTTAGATGCTCAGTTATTATCTATTGGATGGCTTGCAATTGGTATTCTGGTTTATTTTGGATACAGTAAAAGAAGGTCAAGACTTAACGACTCTTCTGAAGAATAA
- a CDS encoding PspC family transcriptional regulator produces the protein MSAILKLKFFFEKYGFHVSSRLADKLGMRVTSVRLFFIYISFVTAGLGFGVYLTLAFWIRLKDLIRSKRTSVFDL, from the coding sequence ATGTCAGCAATTTTAAAACTCAAATTCTTTTTTGAAAAATACGGTTTTCATGTATCTTCAAGACTGGCAGATAAGCTGGGAATGCGTGTTACGAGCGTGCGGCTGTTTTTTATTTACATTTCGTTTGTAACAGCAGGTTTAGGTTTTGGAGTTTACCTTACACTTGCTTTCTGGATTCGGCTGAAAGACTTAATCCGTTCAAAAAGAACTTCTGTATTTGACTTATAA